A genome region from Microbacterium terricola includes the following:
- a CDS encoding glycoside hydrolase family 65 protein has protein sequence MIDRDKFPVDPWRLVETSFGLDDAGVSETIFAVGNGYLGLRGNHPEGRNAHEDGTFINGFHETFAIRHAEQAYGFAEVGQTIVNAPDAKVMRVYVDDEPLSLDEAEVRGYERALDLRSGVLTRSLLWVTPSGKEVQVEFDRMVSFEEKHLAIMRMTVTVLNSDAPVTISCQLINRQDGEDVYGGTPSVPRKAGFDPRKADRITERVLQPQEYWQDGVRSALSYKVTESGMTLAVVADHLIETENQYDARRLIEPDIAKNVFRVQAKAGVPTTVTKLVSYHTSRGVPARELVDRCRRTLDRARSEGVQSQYDRQRAWLDGFWERSDVVIEGHDDLQQAARWCLYSLAQAAARADGLGVPAKGVSGSGYSGHYFWDTEIYVLPFLTYTTPLWARNALRMRAMMLPHARTRAFMLNEAGALFPWRTINGEEASAYYAAGTAQYHINADVSFALAKYVRATGDVDFLFRDGVDIAVETARLWYTLGFWRTSVPGHHEGETFHIHGVTGPDEYTTVVNDNLFTNVMARFNLRFAARTVRMMADHDGEVYRRMVDRLGLDESEPEEWERAAEAMHIPYSPALGIHPQDEVFLEREIWDLENTPDDKRPLLLHFHPLVIYRYQVLKQADVVLALFLQGNHFTAEEKLADFEYYDPLTTGDSTLSAVVQSILAAEVGYQDLAAEYFREALFVDLGDLHHNAADGVHVASAGGIWTALVSGFGGMRDHYGELTFDPRLPADWPSLTYTLHWHGTRLTVTVTRDALTVAAGEGDPVRFGVRGEVYSVEGGDTVVVPLIGQGPVRAGRPTIKQFADTPREDGTLLSASVPNVTSAIPIIGEGVDPDHNWD, from the coding sequence ATGATCGACCGCGACAAGTTCCCCGTCGACCCGTGGCGCCTGGTCGAGACCAGCTTCGGTCTCGACGACGCCGGGGTCAGCGAGACGATCTTCGCCGTCGGCAACGGCTACCTGGGCCTGCGCGGCAACCACCCGGAGGGGCGGAACGCGCACGAGGACGGCACCTTCATCAACGGGTTCCACGAGACGTTCGCCATCCGCCACGCCGAGCAGGCGTACGGGTTCGCCGAGGTCGGCCAGACGATCGTCAACGCCCCCGACGCGAAGGTCATGCGCGTCTACGTCGACGACGAGCCGCTCTCGCTCGACGAGGCGGAAGTGCGCGGCTACGAGCGCGCCCTCGACCTGCGCTCCGGCGTGCTCACCCGCAGCCTGCTCTGGGTGACGCCCAGCGGGAAAGAGGTGCAGGTCGAGTTCGACCGCATGGTGTCGTTCGAGGAGAAGCACCTCGCGATCATGCGGATGACGGTCACGGTCCTCAACTCGGACGCCCCCGTGACGATCAGCTGCCAGCTCATCAACCGCCAGGACGGCGAGGACGTCTACGGCGGCACCCCGTCCGTGCCGCGGAAGGCCGGATTCGATCCCCGTAAGGCCGACCGCATCACCGAGCGCGTGCTGCAGCCGCAGGAGTACTGGCAGGACGGCGTGCGATCGGCCCTGTCGTACAAGGTGACAGAGTCGGGCATGACCCTCGCGGTCGTCGCCGACCACCTCATCGAGACCGAGAACCAGTACGACGCGCGGCGCCTCATCGAGCCGGACATCGCCAAGAACGTGTTCCGCGTGCAGGCCAAGGCCGGAGTGCCGACCACCGTCACGAAGCTGGTGAGCTACCACACGTCCCGCGGCGTTCCGGCGCGCGAGCTCGTCGACCGCTGCCGCCGCACGCTCGACCGGGCGCGGTCCGAGGGCGTGCAGTCGCAGTACGACCGCCAGCGGGCGTGGCTCGACGGCTTCTGGGAGCGGTCGGATGTCGTCATCGAGGGCCACGACGACCTCCAGCAGGCGGCCAGATGGTGCCTGTACTCGCTCGCGCAGGCGGCCGCACGCGCCGATGGGCTGGGGGTGCCGGCCAAGGGCGTGAGCGGCTCGGGCTACAGCGGCCACTACTTCTGGGACACCGAGATCTACGTCCTCCCGTTCCTGACATACACGACCCCGCTCTGGGCGCGCAACGCCCTGCGGATGCGCGCGATGATGCTGCCGCACGCACGCACCCGCGCGTTCATGCTCAACGAGGCCGGTGCGCTCTTCCCCTGGCGCACGATCAACGGCGAGGAGGCGTCGGCCTACTACGCGGCGGGCACGGCGCAATACCACATCAACGCCGACGTCAGCTTCGCGCTGGCCAAGTACGTCAGGGCGACCGGCGACGTCGACTTCCTCTTCCGCGACGGCGTCGACATCGCCGTCGAGACCGCGCGCCTGTGGTACACGCTCGGGTTCTGGCGCACGAGCGTGCCGGGACACCACGAGGGCGAGACCTTCCACATCCACGGCGTGACCGGGCCGGACGAGTACACCACCGTCGTCAACGACAACCTGTTCACCAACGTGATGGCCCGCTTCAACCTCCGCTTCGCCGCCCGCACGGTGCGCATGATGGCCGATCACGACGGCGAGGTGTACCGGCGGATGGTCGATCGTCTGGGACTCGACGAGAGCGAGCCGGAGGAGTGGGAGCGCGCCGCCGAGGCGATGCACATCCCGTACAGCCCGGCTCTCGGCATCCATCCCCAGGACGAGGTCTTCCTCGAGCGCGAGATCTGGGATCTGGAGAACACGCCGGACGACAAGCGTCCGCTGCTGCTGCACTTCCACCCGCTGGTCATCTACCGGTACCAGGTGCTCAAGCAGGCCGATGTGGTGCTGGCCCTGTTCCTGCAGGGCAACCACTTCACCGCGGAGGAGAAGCTGGCCGACTTCGAGTACTACGACCCGCTGACCACGGGAGACTCGACGCTGTCCGCGGTGGTCCAGTCGATCCTGGCCGCCGAGGTGGGCTACCAGGACCTGGCCGCTGAGTACTTCCGGGAGGCGCTGTTCGTCGACCTCGGCGACCTGCACCACAACGCCGCGGACGGCGTGCACGTCGCCTCGGCCGGCGGCATATGGACGGCCCTGGTCTCGGGCTTCGGCGGCATGCGCGACCACTACGGCGAGCTCACGTTCGATCCGCGCCTGCCCGCGGACTGGCCGTCGCTGACCTACACCCTGCACTGGCACGGCACGCGCCTCACCGTGACGGTCACCCGCGACGCGCTGACGGTGGCGGCCGGAGAGGGCGACCCCGTGCGCTTCGGCGTGCGCGGGGAGGTCTACTCGGTCGAAGGCGGCGACACCGTCGTGGTGCCGCTGATCGGGCAGGGCCCGGTGCGCGCAGGGCGGCCGACGATCAAGCAGTTCGCCGACACCCCTCGCGAGGACGGCACGCTGCTGTCGGCGTCGGTTCCGAACGTCACCTCGGCCATCCCGATCATCGGAGAGGGCGTCGACCCCGACCACAACTGGGATTAG
- a CDS encoding DNA polymerase III subunit gamma and tau, protein MTTALYRRYRPESFGEMIGQAQVTDPLMTALRGDRVGHAYLFSGPRGCGKTTSARILARCLNCAAGPTDTPCGTCDSCVELGRGGGGSLDVVEIDAASHNGVDDARDLRERAVFAPARDRFKIFILDEAHMVTPQGFNALLKLVEEPPDHVKFIFATTEPEKVIGTIRSRTHHYPFRLVPPAAMLEYVQSLCDQEGVQVEPGVLPLVVRAGGGSPRDTLSLLDQLIAGSDPSTGSGTVIVRYERAVALLGYTHAALLDEVVDAFGAGDAGAAFSAVDRVVQTGQDPRRFVDDLLERLRDLIVVAATGQGAAAVLRGISAEDLARMERQAGAFGAARLSHTADLVIATLDEMTGATSPRLQLELMVARVLAATAAAAAPSAAPAPAHTAAPAPVAAAAPAPAPVAAPAPAAAAAPEPAPAPVVERAPEPDNAPPAAAPTPTGPVTLQHMRDAWPEVLAKLEGISRTSWLLVVAAQVVALDGDVLTLSFDSQSDLGKFKQRTAGAGPSEDLRQAILAVLGLRVKYLAQHGGAPTPPPSAAQPAKEPAGKVPPPADTPAAVRPSAPTTSAASAGPVTEWAVAAIPTSDPTPAAVPVDATSGQFPVDDEPEDAAARARITTLAPPREGEVLPADDIAPSLEPDDDDAPEPDPGPSAEAPVPPTVAPRLPAMPGGVQRYGEAVVRQVLGATFVREEPYESPTRFR, encoded by the coding sequence GTGACCACAGCCCTCTACCGCCGCTATCGCCCCGAGTCGTTCGGCGAGATGATCGGGCAGGCGCAGGTCACCGATCCGCTCATGACGGCGCTGCGCGGCGACCGCGTCGGCCACGCGTATCTGTTCTCCGGTCCGCGCGGCTGCGGCAAGACGACCTCGGCGCGCATCCTGGCCCGCTGCCTCAACTGCGCCGCCGGCCCCACCGACACGCCCTGCGGCACGTGCGACAGCTGCGTCGAGCTGGGCCGCGGCGGTGGCGGTTCGCTCGATGTCGTCGAGATCGATGCGGCGAGCCACAACGGCGTCGACGACGCCCGCGATCTGCGTGAGCGGGCCGTGTTCGCCCCCGCGCGCGATCGGTTCAAGATCTTCATCCTCGACGAGGCGCACATGGTCACCCCGCAGGGCTTCAACGCGCTGCTCAAGCTCGTCGAAGAGCCGCCCGATCACGTCAAGTTCATCTTCGCCACGACCGAGCCCGAGAAGGTCATCGGCACCATCCGCTCGCGCACGCACCACTACCCGTTCCGGCTGGTGCCGCCCGCGGCCATGCTCGAGTACGTGCAGTCGCTCTGCGACCAGGAGGGCGTCCAGGTCGAGCCGGGCGTCCTGCCGCTCGTCGTCCGCGCGGGCGGCGGGTCTCCGCGCGACACGCTGTCGCTGCTCGATCAGCTCATCGCCGGTTCCGACCCTTCGACAGGCTCAGGGACCGTGATAGTTCGGTACGAGCGCGCCGTGGCCCTCCTCGGCTACACGCACGCCGCGCTGCTCGACGAGGTCGTCGACGCCTTCGGCGCGGGGGATGCGGGGGCCGCCTTCTCCGCCGTCGACCGGGTCGTGCAGACCGGCCAGGATCCCCGCCGCTTCGTCGACGACCTGCTCGAGCGACTGCGCGACCTCATCGTCGTCGCGGCGACGGGTCAGGGAGCCGCAGCCGTGCTGCGCGGCATCTCGGCGGAAGACCTCGCGCGCATGGAGCGTCAGGCCGGTGCCTTCGGCGCCGCCCGGCTGTCGCACACCGCCGACCTGGTGATCGCCACGCTCGACGAGATGACCGGCGCCACGTCACCCCGCCTCCAGCTCGAGCTGATGGTCGCGCGCGTGCTCGCCGCCACCGCCGCGGCCGCCGCGCCCTCGGCTGCCCCTGCCCCTGCTCACACCGCGGCGCCCGCCCCGGTCGCCGCGGCGGCTCCCGCACCTGCCCCGGTCGCCGCGCCTGCTCCGGCCGCGGCCGCCGCCCCGGAGCCGGCTCCTGCTCCGGTCGTCGAGCGCGCGCCCGAGCCCGACAACGCCCCGCCGGCCGCTGCTCCGACGCCGACCGGTCCGGTCACCCTGCAGCACATGCGCGACGCGTGGCCCGAGGTGCTCGCCAAGCTCGAGGGCATCAGCCGCACCTCCTGGCTGCTCGTCGTCGCCGCGCAGGTCGTCGCGCTCGACGGCGACGTGCTGACGCTGTCGTTCGACAGCCAGTCCGATCTCGGCAAGTTCAAGCAGCGCACGGCCGGCGCCGGCCCCAGCGAAGACCTGCGCCAGGCCATCCTGGCCGTGCTGGGTCTGCGGGTGAAGTACCTCGCGCAGCACGGCGGTGCGCCGACGCCTCCGCCGTCTGCGGCCCAGCCGGCGAAGGAGCCGGCGGGAAAAGTCCCGCCGCCGGCTGACACGCCGGCGGCTGTCCGACCCTCCGCACCCACGACTTCGGCGGCATCCGCCGGCCCGGTCACCGAGTGGGCGGTCGCGGCCATTCCGACGAGCGACCCGACGCCCGCCGCAGTTCCCGTCGATGCGACCTCCGGGCAGTTCCCGGTCGACGACGAGCCGGAAGACGCGGCGGCTCGCGCGCGCATCACGACGCTCGCGCCCCCGCGTGAGGGCGAGGTGCTCCCGGCTGACGACATCGCCCCGTCGCTCGAGCCGGACGACGACGACGCCCCCGAGCCCGACCCCGGTCCTTCCGCCGAAGCGCCGGTCCCGCCCACGGTCGCCCCGCGTCTGCCCGCCATGCCCGGGGGAGTGCAGCGGTACGGCGAGGCCGTTGTCCGCCAGGTGCTCGGCGCCACCTTCGTGCGTGAAGAGCCCTACGAGTCGCCGACGAGGTTCCGCTGA
- a CDS encoding acetate/propionate family kinase, translating to MSVVLVVNSGSSSFKYQLIDLATERPLASGLVERIGDPSAGESTHTVLFDAPAPGSGEGGTAALDATHRRELPIPDHTAGFQVMLDAFAAHGPSLAEKAPVAVGHRVVHGGARFFEPTLITSLVEINIDELSQLAPLHNPGALQGIRAARAAFPDLPHVAVFDTAFHQTLPPAAYTYAIDAELAAAHRIRRYGFHGTSHKFVSEAAAAFVGRPLAELRQLVFHLGNGASVTAIDGGRSVETSMGMTPLEGLVMGTRSGDIDPAVLFHLHRRAGMSVQDLDTLLNKRSGVLGLAGVSDMRDVETRVAEGDAAATLAFEVYLHRLRAYAGAYLAQLGGVDVISFTAGVGENSDAVRAGAVATLGFAGVELDQERNRARGRGIRVISTDASPVTVLVVPTDEELEIARQTLAVAAA from the coding sequence ATGAGCGTCGTGCTCGTCGTCAACAGCGGATCGTCGTCGTTCAAGTACCAGCTCATCGACCTCGCCACCGAGCGACCGCTGGCCTCCGGTCTGGTCGAGCGCATCGGCGACCCGTCCGCCGGCGAGTCCACGCACACCGTGCTCTTCGACGCTCCCGCCCCCGGCTCCGGAGAGGGCGGCACCGCGGCCCTCGACGCGACCCATCGCCGTGAGCTGCCCATCCCGGATCACACCGCCGGCTTCCAGGTCATGCTCGACGCGTTCGCCGCCCACGGCCCTTCGCTCGCCGAGAAGGCGCCCGTCGCGGTCGGCCACCGGGTCGTCCATGGCGGGGCCAGGTTCTTCGAGCCCACCCTCATCACCTCGCTCGTCGAGATCAACATCGACGAGCTCTCGCAGCTCGCGCCGCTGCACAACCCCGGCGCGCTGCAGGGCATCCGCGCGGCTCGCGCCGCGTTCCCCGACCTGCCCCATGTGGCCGTCTTCGACACCGCCTTCCACCAGACGCTGCCTCCCGCCGCCTACACCTACGCGATCGACGCGGAGCTCGCCGCCGCCCACCGCATCCGCCGCTACGGTTTCCACGGCACCAGCCACAAGTTCGTCTCCGAAGCCGCCGCCGCCTTCGTCGGGCGTCCGCTCGCCGAGCTCAGGCAGCTCGTCTTCCACCTCGGCAACGGGGCATCGGTCACCGCGATCGACGGCGGCCGCTCCGTCGAGACCTCGATGGGGATGACCCCCCTCGAAGGGCTCGTGATGGGCACGCGATCCGGCGACATCGATCCCGCGGTGCTCTTCCACCTGCACCGGCGGGCGGGCATGTCCGTCCAGGACCTCGACACGCTGCTGAACAAGCGCAGCGGCGTGCTGGGCCTCGCCGGGGTCTCCGACATGCGCGACGTCGAGACGCGCGTCGCGGAGGGGGATGCCGCGGCCACCCTGGCGTTCGAGGTCTACCTCCACCGGCTCCGCGCCTACGCGGGCGCGTACCTCGCGCAGCTCGGCGGGGTCGATGTGATCTCGTTCACCGCAGGTGTCGGCGAGAACTCGGACGCCGTGCGAGCCGGCGCCGTCGCCACCCTCGGATTCGCGGGGGTCGAGCTCGACCAGGAGCGCAACCGGGCGCGGGGCCGCGGCATCCGGGTGATCTCCACCGACGCATCCCCCGTCACGGTGCTGGTGGTGCCGACCGACGAGGAGCTCGAGATCGCGCGGCAGACCCTCGCCGTCGCGGCCGCGTGA
- a CDS encoding DMT family transporter encodes MTAPATQTAHGFSTRGWVLFAIMCVLWGIPYLFIKEAVASFSPAAVVAGRTLIGGLLLLPFALHRGALRPVLKVWPWVLAFGAIEMAGPFLLLGHAEQTIPSGLTGLLVATVPLFAALIAVIGGDRGVLKPARLTGLLVGFAGVAVIVAGPGLAAGGPGALLAVGEVLLVALLYAIAPFIVARKLADVPSLGTITVALFAVGLFYLPIGLLTQHQVPTLSSTTALVALGVLCTAIAFIAFFALIGEVGPVRAPLFTYVNPIVALSLGILILGEPITTGLLIGFPLVVIGCWLAATGGSLRARGPAKAEPPTAPAP; translated from the coding sequence GTGACCGCGCCCGCCACCCAGACGGCGCACGGCTTCAGCACCCGGGGCTGGGTGCTGTTCGCGATCATGTGCGTGCTCTGGGGCATCCCGTATCTGTTCATCAAAGAGGCGGTCGCGTCGTTCTCGCCCGCCGCGGTCGTCGCCGGCCGCACGCTCATCGGCGGCCTGCTGCTGCTGCCGTTCGCGCTGCACCGCGGCGCCCTCCGGCCGGTGCTGAAGGTGTGGCCGTGGGTGCTCGCCTTCGGCGCCATCGAGATGGCCGGACCCTTCCTGCTGCTCGGCCACGCCGAGCAGACCATCCCCTCAGGGCTCACCGGGCTGCTCGTCGCGACGGTTCCGCTGTTCGCCGCCCTGATCGCCGTCATCGGCGGCGATCGCGGCGTCCTCAAGCCCGCGCGTCTCACCGGCCTGCTCGTCGGCTTCGCGGGGGTGGCCGTGATCGTCGCGGGCCCCGGGCTCGCGGCGGGCGGTCCCGGCGCGCTCCTCGCCGTCGGCGAGGTGCTGCTGGTCGCGCTGCTCTACGCGATCGCGCCGTTCATCGTGGCGCGCAAGCTCGCCGACGTCCCCTCGCTCGGCACCATCACGGTCGCGCTGTTCGCGGTCGGGCTCTTCTACCTGCCGATCGGGCTGCTCACCCAGCACCAGGTGCCCACGCTGTCCAGCACCACGGCGCTCGTCGCCCTGGGCGTGCTCTGCACGGCCATCGCGTTCATCGCGTTCTTCGCGCTGATCGGCGAGGTCGGCCCCGTCCGGGCGCCGCTGTTCACCTACGTCAACCCGATCGTGGCGCTGAGCCTCGGCATCCTGATCCTCGGCGAGCCGATCACCACCGGGCTCCTGATCGGCTTCCCGCTGGTCGTGATCGGATGCTGGCTCGCCGCGACGGGCGGAAGTCTCCGCGCGCGCGGACCCGCGAAGGCGGAGCCGCCGACTGCGCCCGCGCC
- the pta gene encoding phosphate acetyltransferase yields MAQSIFITSAEGHSGKSTVALGVLDALSHATPKVGVFRAIARSTAERDYVLEMLLDHDGVDLDYDECIGVTYDDVRADPEAALATIVERYKAVEAQCDAVVIVGSDYTDVGSPAELGYNGRIAANLGAPVLLVLSGRAGEGEQLGTAIARTPDEMGQIASLALAELQHSRAGVLAVVANRADSDRLTEVVTAIQSVVDAASRAVRVSPGQPVSVWALPEDRFLVAPSVRGVLRSVDGRLVKGDADLLTREVLGVVVAGMSMVNVLPRLTESAVVVIPADRTEVVLAALLAHASGTFPSLAGIVLNGPFPLPDDIDRLIDGLGSTLPIIATDLGTYETAVRIMSTRGRLAADSQRRYDTALSLFEQHVDTDVLITALGLARSSVVTPLMFEYGLIERARANRKTIVLPEGDDDRVLRAAATVLSRGIADLVILGEEIEVRSRALELGIDIKAAQVLSPFDAVHVDKFAREYEQLRAHKGMTYQRAADTITDVSYFGTLMVHLGLADGMVSGAAHTTAHTIRPAFEIIKTKPGVSVVSSVFLMALADRVLVYGDCAVIPDPSSTQLADIAISSAATASQFGIAPRVAMLSYSTGESGSGEDVEKVRAATALVRERAPELLVEGPIQYDAAADVAVAAAKMPDSAVAGRATVFVFPDLNTGNNTYKAVQRSAGAVAIGPVLQGLNKPINDLSRGALVEDIVNTIAITAIQAQGEQA; encoded by the coding sequence GTGGCTCAGAGCATCTTCATCACGTCGGCGGAAGGCCACTCGGGCAAGTCCACGGTCGCGCTCGGGGTGCTCGACGCGCTCAGCCACGCGACCCCCAAGGTGGGCGTGTTCCGGGCGATCGCCCGGTCCACCGCGGAGCGCGACTACGTCCTGGAGATGCTGCTCGACCATGACGGCGTCGATCTCGACTACGACGAGTGCATCGGCGTCACCTACGACGATGTGCGCGCCGACCCCGAGGCGGCGCTGGCCACGATCGTCGAGCGCTACAAGGCGGTCGAGGCGCAGTGCGACGCCGTCGTCATCGTCGGCAGCGACTACACCGATGTGGGGTCGCCGGCCGAACTCGGCTACAACGGCCGCATCGCGGCGAACCTCGGTGCCCCCGTCCTGCTCGTGCTGAGCGGACGCGCCGGCGAAGGCGAGCAGCTGGGCACCGCGATCGCTCGCACGCCCGACGAGATGGGCCAGATCGCCTCGCTCGCCCTCGCCGAGCTGCAGCACTCCCGTGCGGGGGTGCTCGCCGTCGTCGCGAACAGGGCAGACAGCGATCGGCTCACCGAGGTGGTCACGGCGATCCAGTCCGTGGTCGACGCGGCGTCGCGTGCGGTGCGGGTGAGCCCAGGTCAGCCGGTGTCGGTGTGGGCGCTGCCCGAGGACCGCTTCCTGGTCGCCCCCTCGGTGCGCGGCGTGCTGCGCTCCGTCGACGGCCGGCTCGTGAAAGGTGACGCAGATCTGCTCACCCGCGAGGTGCTGGGCGTCGTCGTCGCGGGCATGTCGATGGTGAACGTCCTGCCGCGCCTCACCGAGAGCGCAGTCGTGGTGATCCCCGCCGACCGCACCGAGGTCGTGCTGGCCGCGCTGCTCGCGCACGCATCCGGAACGTTCCCCTCGCTGGCCGGCATCGTCCTGAACGGTCCGTTCCCGCTGCCGGACGACATCGACCGGCTGATCGACGGGCTCGGGTCGACGCTGCCCATCATCGCCACCGACCTCGGCACCTACGAGACCGCGGTGCGGATCATGTCCACCCGCGGCCGCCTCGCCGCCGACTCGCAGCGCCGGTACGACACGGCGCTCTCCCTGTTCGAGCAGCACGTCGACACCGACGTGCTCATCACCGCGCTCGGCCTCGCCCGGTCCAGCGTCGTGACGCCGCTGATGTTCGAGTACGGCCTGATCGAACGCGCGCGCGCGAACCGCAAGACCATCGTGCTGCCCGAGGGGGACGACGACCGGGTGCTGCGCGCGGCGGCCACCGTGCTCTCCCGCGGCATCGCCGACCTCGTCATCCTCGGCGAGGAGATCGAGGTGCGCTCGCGCGCGCTGGAGCTCGGCATCGACATCAAGGCCGCGCAGGTGCTCTCGCCCTTCGACGCCGTGCACGTCGACAAGTTCGCCCGCGAATACGAGCAGCTCCGCGCGCACAAGGGCATGACCTACCAGCGCGCCGCCGACACGATCACCGACGTCTCCTACTTCGGCACGCTCATGGTGCACCTGGGGCTCGCCGACGGCATGGTCTCGGGCGCCGCCCACACCACGGCCCACACCATCCGTCCCGCGTTCGAGATCATCAAGACGAAGCCCGGTGTCTCGGTCGTCTCCAGCGTCTTCCTGATGGCCCTCGCCGACCGGGTGCTGGTCTACGGAGACTGCGCCGTGATCCCCGATCCGAGCTCCACCCAGCTCGCCGACATCGCCATCTCGTCCGCGGCCACGGCATCCCAGTTCGGAATCGCCCCCCGCGTCGCCATGCTGTCGTACTCGACCGGCGAGTCCGGGTCGGGGGAGGACGTCGAGAAGGTGCGCGCCGCGACCGCGCTCGTGCGGGAGCGGGCGCCCGAGCTCCTCGTCGAGGGCCCGATCCAGTACGACGCGGCCGCCGACGTCGCGGTCGCCGCGGCCAAGATGCCCGACTCCGCCGTCGCGGGCAGGGCCACCGTGTTCGTCTTCCCCGACCTGAACACCGGCAACAACACCTACAAAGCGGTGCAGCGATCGGCCGGGGCCGTCGCGATCGGACCCGTGCTGCAGGGCCTCAACAAGCCGATCAACGACCTCTCGCGCGGCGCGCTCGTCGAAGACATCGTCAACACGATCGCGATCACGGCGATCCAAGCGCAGGGGGAGCAGGCATGA
- the recR gene encoding recombination mediator RecR, producing MYDGIVQDLIDEFGRLPGIGPKSAQRITFHILQTPNFDVSHLSTLLGEIRERVRFCEVCGNVSEQERCSICRDPRRNESLICVVEDAKDVAAIERTREFRGLYHVLGGAISPIAGVGPDDLRITQLMQRLADGTVQEVILATNPNLEGEATATYLSRLLHTLEITVSRLASGLPVGGDLEYADEVTLGRAFEGRRTL from the coding sequence ATGTACGACGGCATCGTCCAAGACCTGATCGACGAGTTCGGGCGCCTGCCGGGCATCGGCCCGAAGTCGGCCCAGCGCATCACGTTCCACATCCTGCAGACGCCGAACTTCGACGTCTCGCACCTGTCCACGCTGCTCGGCGAGATCCGCGAGCGGGTGCGGTTCTGCGAGGTGTGCGGCAACGTCTCCGAGCAGGAGCGCTGCTCCATCTGCCGCGACCCGCGCCGCAACGAGTCGCTCATCTGCGTCGTCGAGGACGCGAAGGACGTCGCGGCCATCGAGCGCACCAGGGAGTTCCGGGGGCTGTACCACGTGCTCGGCGGGGCGATCAGCCCCATCGCCGGCGTCGGGCCCGACGACCTGCGGATCACGCAGCTCATGCAGCGCCTCGCCGACGGCACCGTGCAGGAGGTGATCCTCGCCACGAACCCCAACCTCGAGGGCGAGGCGACCGCGACCTACCTCAGCCGGCTGCTGCACACGCTCGAGATCACCGTGTCGCGCCTCGCATCTGGACTTCCGGTCGGCGGAGACCTCGAATACGCCGACGAGGTCACCCTCGGCCGCGCATTCGAGGGTCGCAGAACGCTGTGA
- a CDS encoding HAD family hydrolase yields the protein MPADQLPDLTAYDAVLFDLDGVLTPTAEVHMHAWQTMFTELFADWSISPAYTEADYFHHLDGKKRYDGVASLLRSRDVEVPWGEPSDPPTADTVCGIGNRKNAFFERVLRDEGIAPYPGSLALLDQLAAAGTTVAVVSSSKNAEEVLGVAGIRDRFPVVMDGVIAERDHLASKPAPDVFVEAARMLGVEPARSAAVEDAISGVQSAVAGGFGLVVGVDRGVGVEALIAAGAHLVVQDLEEFVS from the coding sequence GTGCCTGCGGACCAGCTTCCTGACCTGACCGCCTACGACGCGGTCCTCTTCGATCTCGATGGGGTGCTCACTCCGACCGCCGAAGTGCACATGCACGCGTGGCAGACGATGTTCACCGAGCTGTTCGCCGACTGGAGCATCAGTCCGGCGTACACCGAGGCGGATTACTTCCACCACCTCGACGGCAAGAAGCGATACGACGGGGTCGCCAGCCTGCTGCGCAGCCGCGACGTCGAAGTGCCCTGGGGCGAACCGTCCGACCCGCCCACGGCCGACACCGTCTGCGGCATCGGCAACCGGAAGAACGCGTTCTTCGAACGTGTCCTGCGCGACGAGGGCATCGCCCCGTACCCCGGCTCGCTCGCCCTGCTCGACCAGCTGGCCGCGGCAGGCACGACGGTCGCCGTGGTGTCCAGCTCGAAGAACGCCGAAGAGGTGCTGGGCGTGGCAGGCATCCGCGATCGCTTCCCCGTCGTGATGGACGGCGTGATCGCCGAGCGCGACCATCTGGCCAGCAAGCCCGCCCCGGACGTGTTCGTCGAGGCGGCGCGGATGCTGGGGGTCGAGCCTGCCCGCAGTGCCGCCGTCGAAGACGCGATCAGCGGGGTGCAGTCCGCCGTGGCCGGCGGCTTCGGTCTCGTGGTCGGGGTCGACCGCGGCGTCGGCGTCGAGGCGCTGATCGCCGCAGGTGCCCATCTCGTCGTCCAGGACCTGGAGGAGTTCGTCTCATGA